Proteins encoded in a region of the Panthera tigris isolate Pti1 chromosome B2, P.tigris_Pti1_mat1.1, whole genome shotgun sequence genome:
- the FOXF2 gene encoding forkhead box protein F2 has product MTTEGGPPPPPPRPPPAPLRRACSPAPGALQAALMSPPPATAALETTSSSSSSSSASCASSSSASNSASASSAACKSAGGGGGGASAGSGGAKKASSGLRRPEKPPYSYIALIVMAIQSSPSKRLTLSEIYQFLQARFPFFRGAYQGWKNSVRHNLSLNECFIKLPKGLGRPGKGHYWTIDPASEFMFEEGSFRRRPRGFRRKCQALKPMYHRVVSGLGFGASLLPQGFDFQAPPSAPLGCHGQGGYGGLDMMPAGYDASTGAPSHAHPHHHHHHHVPHMSPNPGSTYMASCPVPAGPGGVGAAGGGGGGDYGPDSSSSPVPSSPAMASAIECHSPYTSPAAHWSSPGASPYLKQPPSLTPSSNPAASAGLHSSMSSYSLEQSYLHQNAREDLSVGLPRYQHHSTPVCDRKDFVLNFNGISSFHPSASGPYYHHHHHQSVCQDIKPCVM; this is encoded by the exons ATGACCACCGAGGgcgggccgccgccgcccccgccgcgcccgccgccggCCCCGCTCCGCCGCGCGTGCAGCCCGGCCCCCGGCGCGCTCCAGGCCGCCTTGATGAGCCCGCCGCCCGCCACCGCCGCTCTGGAGACCACCTCGTCGTCTTCGTCGTCGTCCTCCGCCTCctgtgcctcctcctcctccgcctccaaCTCGGCCAGCGCCTCCTCGGCAGCCTGCAAgagcgcgggcggcggcggcggcggcgcgagCGCGGGGAGCGGGGGCGCCAAGAAGGCGAGCTCGGGGCTGCGGCGGCCAGAGAAGCCTCCCTACTCGTACATCGCGCTCATCGTCATGGCCATACAGAGCTCGCCCAGCAAGCGCCTGACACTCAGCGAGATCTACCAGTTCCTGCAGGCGCGCTTTCCCTTCTTCCGCGGCGCCTACCAGGGCTGGAAGAACTCCGTGCgccacaatctctctctcaacgAGTGTTTCATCAAGCTGCCCAAGGGCCTCGGGCGACCCGGCAAGGGTCACTACTGGACCATCGACCCAGCCAGTGAGTTCATGTTCGAGGAAGGCTCGTTCCGCCGCCGGCCGCGCGGCTTCAGGCGGAAATGCCAGGCGCTCAAGCCCATGTACCACCGCGTAGTGAGCGGCTTGGGCTTTGGGGCCTCACTGTTGCCGCAGGGCTTCGACTTCCAGGCGCCCCCATCGGCGCCGCTCGGTTGCCACGGGCAGGGTGGCTACGGCGGCCTCGACATGATGCCCGCGGGCTATGACGCAAGCACAGGCGCCCCGAGCCACGCGCACCcgcaccaccaccatcaccaccacgtCCCGCATATGTCGCCCAACCCGGGCTCCACCTACATGGCCAGTTGCCCTGTGCCCGCCGGGCCTGGGGGCGTCGGCGCGGCTGGGGGTGGCGGCGGAGGGGACTACGGCCcggacagcagcagcagcccagTGCCCTCGTCCCCAGCAATGGCAAGCGCCATCGAGTGCCACTCTCCCTACACGAGCCCTGCGGCGCACTGGAGCTCGCCCGGCGCCTCGCCTTACCTCAAGCAGCCGCCCTCCCTGACTCCCAGCAGCAACCCCGCGGCCTCTGCAGGCCTGCATTCGAGCATGTCCTCCTACTCGCTGGAGCAGAGCTACCTGCACCAGAACGCCCGCGAGGACCTCTCAG TGGGACTGCCTCGATACCAGCATCACTCTACCCCAGTGTGCGACAGAAAAGATTTTGTCCTCAACTTTAATGGCAtttcttctttccatccctcTGCAAGCGGGCCatattatcaccatcaccaccaccagagCGTCTGCCAGGATATTAAGCCCTGTGTCATGTga